GGGGACAACAGTCCCCTCTTCTTTTTCTCAGATTGTTTGAGGTATTCCAGGAGATCGAACAGTTAAAAAAATGATTTCGGTACAACACATAACAGAATTAGTTATAGAGGCCATTACAGGAACTGATATTTTCCTGGTTGATCTGAAAGTTACACCAGATAATAAGATCACTATCTACCTGGATAACAGCACACGCATCACGATCGGCGAATGTGCGAATGTGAGCCGTTATGTGGAAGAAAAACTTAACCGTGAGGTGGAAGATTTTGAGCTTACTGTATCATCGCCCGGTTTGGATGAACCGTTCAAGCACATCCTGCAGTATAAAAAACGCATAGGGAACCAAGTGGCTGTTGTTACAAAAGAAGGACAAAAAGTGGTAGGCAAACTGAATAATGTTGATGATAACGGGATCAGTATAGAACAAAAAAGCAAAGAAAAAACAGAAGGAAAAAAAGGCCGGCAGGTCATTATTAATAATGTAAACTTAATGTTTAACCAGATAAAAGAAACCAAATTAGTTTTAACATTTTAATTCATCAAAATCAAATCAAATGGAAACCGTAAATTTAATTGACTCGTTTCAGGATTTCAAAGAAATAAAGAATATCGACAAGGCAACCCTTATGAACATCCTGGAGGATGTTTTCAGAAGTGTGCTTACAAAACGTTACGGCACCTCCGAAAACTACGATATTATTGTAAATCCTGATAAAGGTGACCTTGAGATCATGCGCAACCGTTTTGATTACAACGAAGGCATACACATAAGCTTAAGTGACGCGAAAAAAATTGACGACTCTTTCGAGATCGGAGAGGAAGTTTCCGAACCTGTTCATATTGACGACTTCGGCCGCCGTACGGTTTTGGCTATTCGTCAGAATCTTATTTCACGCGTTCTAGACCTTGAGAAAGACGCTATTTACCGTAAATACAAAGAACGTATAGGTGAAATCGTTGCGGGCGAAGTGTATCAGATCTGGAAAAAAGAGATCCTTGTCCTTGATGATGATGGCAATGAACTATTAATGCCAAAATCGGAACAGATCCCAACCGACTTTTTCAAAAAAGGCGACAGCATTCGTGCCGTAGTTGCGCGTGTTGAAATGAAAAACAATTCTCCCGTTATCATCCTATCGCGTACATCGCCATTATTCCTTGAGCGTTTGTTTGAACAGGAAGTACCTGAAGTATTTGACGGACTCATCACTATTAAGAAAATTGTACGCGAACCCGGCGAACGCGCTAAAGTGGCAGTTGAATCGTACGACGACCGCATTGACCCGGTCGGAGCGTGCGTGGGAATGAAAGGATCCCGCATACATGGTATTGTCCGCGAATTAAAGAACGAAAATATAGATGTAATCAATTATACAACTAACTCAACATTATTTATCACACGCGCACTAAGTCCTGCCAAGATCACCACAATAAAACTGGACGAGGAAGCAAAACGTGCGGATGTTTATTTACGCCCCGAAGAAGTTTCAAAAGCAATTGGTAAAGGCGGACACAACATTAAGCTGGCCGGCAAACTAACAGGATACGAGATCGATGTTTACCGTGATACAGATACGGATCATGAGGACGTTGACCTGGAAGAATTTGCAGATGAAATTGAAAGCTGGATCATTGATGAACTTAAAGCTATAGGCTGTGATACTGCCAAGAGCGTGCTTGAATTAAGCGAAGAGGAATTGGTTAAACGTACAGACCTTGAAGAAGAAACGATCAAGGAAGTGCGGGGGATTCTTAAATCAGAGTTTGAGTAAAATGTATCGGTTGTTGGTTGTTAGTCAATAACCGGCATCCAAAACCAACAACAGATAACTAACAACAAACAACTTACAACAAAATATGTCAGAAACCCTTAAAGTTCACCGATTAAGTAAAATTGCCAAAGAACTCAATGTGAGTACTTCAACTATCATTGATTTCCTCAAAGGCAAAAAATACGATATTGAGAACAACCCCAACGCGAAGATCTCAGATGATATTTATACGGTTCTATTGGGCGAGTTCCGGTCGGAGAAAGAAATTAAGGAAGAATCGAAAAAGGTAACATTACCAAAAATAAAAAAAGAAGATATTACTCTTGAAGGAAATACACGCGTTGGGAATAA
The Bacteroidota bacterium DNA segment above includes these coding regions:
- the rimP gene encoding ribosome assembly cofactor RimP encodes the protein MISVQHITELVIEAITGTDIFLVDLKVTPDNKITIYLDNSTRITIGECANVSRYVEEKLNREVEDFELTVSSPGLDEPFKHILQYKKRIGNQVAVVTKEGQKVVGKLNNVDDNGISIEQKSKEKTEGKKGRQVIINNVNLMFNQIKETKLVLTF
- the nusA gene encoding transcription termination/antitermination protein NusA — protein: METVNLIDSFQDFKEIKNIDKATLMNILEDVFRSVLTKRYGTSENYDIIVNPDKGDLEIMRNRFDYNEGIHISLSDAKKIDDSFEIGEEVSEPVHIDDFGRRTVLAIRQNLISRVLDLEKDAIYRKYKERIGEIVAGEVYQIWKKEILVLDDDGNELLMPKSEQIPTDFFKKGDSIRAVVARVEMKNNSPVIILSRTSPLFLERLFEQEVPEVFDGLITIKKIVREPGERAKVAVESYDDRIDPVGACVGMKGSRIHGIVRELKNENIDVINYTTNSTLFITRALSPAKITTIKLDEEAKRADVYLRPEEVSKAIGKGGHNIKLAGKLTGYEIDVYRDTDTDHEDVDLEEFADEIESWIIDELKAIGCDTAKSVLELSEEELVKRTDLEEETIKEVRGILKSEFE